The genomic segment TTAATATTCGGTTTTCTTCAATATAAGGTGTTTTGCTGCCGCTTTCATTATTCCGTGATGAACACTTCTTTTCGATCATAAGTTTGATTATTTAAGCTCTTTAACATAAAATTCGCCAAGTTAGCCCGGGAAAGCTTCAATTTGTGTGATTTGTTTTTATGAATTTCTACTTCATGCATATAGCGGCCTGTGAAGGCATCGGCAGTCAAAACAGGCGGCTGCACCAGCGTCCAGTTTAAACTGCTTTTTTTGAGCAACGCATCTTTTTCACTATGATCAAGCAGCAGATTTTTCATGAAATGAGGGATAATGAATTTATATAGAAATCCCAGCTTCCCCGCGTCTTTTCTAACGCCGATAAATGATACGTGAATAAGCTTATCCACACCGTTTTCCTCTAGCGCTTTAATGATGTTTTTCATCGCATCCATAAGAAGCAAATCTCTTTTGAACATGCCTTTTGCGCCAAGCACAGAGAAGGCTGCATCATAATTATTTGCTTTTACCGCTTTGTTTATTTGCCCATAATCGGTTACCTCTCCTTTTACAACCTTTAAATTTTTATCAACGATATTAAGCTGGGCCGAATCACGGACGAAAGCGGTTATCGAATGTCCTTGCTTCAATCCTTGAGCGATCAATTCACGGCCCGTTTTTCCGTTTGCTCCAAAAATAATAATATTCATAAAATCTTTCACTCCTGGTTTCTCGAATTTTTATAAAATGAATCCAAAGCGCGTTACTCTTCTTTCTTATGGCTTAACGTATGGTCCCAATAATCATTCATTATGGTTTCAATATTGGCGAATAGATTTTTGAGTTTAAAAACGACGCTTTTTGTCGGCTCTAAATAATAATAGTTCATAGTGCCCACACGAGTAACACCAATAATATGGGCATCCTTCAGCACTTTAATATGATGGGAGACGGCAGGCCGTGATAAATTGGTCTTTTTTGTAATTTCACCGACCCTAACACCGCCTTGTTCATTGGCGCTTTCCAGTATCGCTATAATAATGGATTGTCGGGTCTCATCGCCAATGGCGCTTAAAGCATTTTGACATGCGCTAAATTCCTTGGCCAGATGTTTTAAACGTTGTTGATTGTCCATATTCAGCTCCTCTGATTAATCGTTTAATCTTACGAACCATACTAGCATATTATTTTGCTAAAATTTCAATGGGAAAGAAAATCGAGACGAATGCCCAGATACATGAATTATTGTCGCCTTTTCAGCAAAAAATGCACATCACTCCAGCAAATAGGCGAAAAAAAAGAGCCCCACGCAGGGGCTCCTTCAACGTTCATTCTAGCAATCGAAGTACAGGCTGTACTCGTGCGGATGAACACGGATCGATACTGTTTTTGCTTCATTACGTTTGAATGCAACGTAGTTAGCGATGAAATCTTCAGAGAATACGCCGCCTTCAGTCAAGAATTCGGAATCTGC from the Paenibacillus sp. BIHB 4019 genome contains:
- a CDS encoding NAD(P)H-binding protein, which produces MNIIIFGANGKTGRELIAQGLKQGHSITAFVRDSAQLNIVDKNLKVVKGEVTDYGQINKAVKANNYDAAFSVLGAKGMFKRDLLLMDAMKNIIKALEENGVDKLIHVSFIGVRKDAGKLGFLYKFIIPHFMKNLLLDHSEKDALLKKSSLNWTLVQPPVLTADAFTGRYMHEVEIHKNKSHKLKLSRANLANFMLKSLNNQTYDRKEVFITE
- a CDS encoding winged helix-turn-helix domain-containing protein, encoding MDNQQRLKHLAKEFSACQNALSAIGDETRQSIIIAILESANEQGGVRVGEITKKTNLSRPAVSHHIKVLKDAHIIGVTRVGTMNYYYLEPTKSVVFKLKNLFANIETIMNDYWDHTLSHKKEE